A window of the Diabrotica undecimpunctata isolate CICGRU chromosome 1, icDiaUnde3, whole genome shotgun sequence genome harbors these coding sequences:
- the IntS4 gene encoding integrator complex subunit 4 codes for MAAVLKKRALAEYSQTIQEPASAIPTKRLRLVKKQISTSGKNFLTLVNHLEECKTSNEVLNLLLQISDTDLEVSDISEAVKKLGDHFKNEKESSVRVKILSLLYEIGVENNSEVVAVIDETILLLKNDNSHKVIAQGMNTILKLGKLVADVATAFHVKLVEVAKLYLKDTSHAVKCKCLEIIGVHTPLTTDENTEILVHLIRSYFNHDDARVRCQAFSSIVCLHERNFKINPNIYIDVSNALKDDYEIVRHVVLKLIWLLGNTYPENEIFVPGSEHEIRLIDDAFGKICNGVTDLSMNVRTLAAQLLGSMKLVSPKFLCQTLDKKLMSNMRRKRTAHELAWENVTSGEWASGKKWADDAPKEVLDADSISLMSSGACGAFVHGLEDEFLEVRSTAVESLCQLSISNPHFANMALDFLVDMFNDEIEDVRLKAIDSLRLISEHIILRDDQLETILGALEDFSQEVREGLHRMLASCKMSTSAGLKMCVEKLLDNLKRYPQDKRSTFHCLQKVGSRHPELVLPLVPQFLNIHPFFDTAEPDVDNAQYICLLILILNAAQHSLTIVQLLEPHTLRHYLYLRDTMTQYVPILSLPDSNLHSISRPMSVPESLNFLNNVINNLDIAESNVRVQASLLQTAKEHLHRLSEMDATVAGTAQFTALYISAQLEIFQVLEKGFWANPSILATQQSHNLKTSIQNLLQLCLKLQFFFVGLSSVEQCSVKQLRLQALALNLVYIVKGSNASALAPCHHFLTVVEDMQRDLSVAGLQPDNFTAFVFSELAQLEEPKPGAVSRVLIPILSETKMGKIPKPNINIRMSSAIILEPTNRSDTSLKFTAGLIMSVPFEAELKHLIDPTRVRLKVKYPDQRTQIILPRPAHLKPLYYDATERDNEVGHNIRLLTSVLISHHVWSEACDVEINVALAIPEADIGKKKTIADSTPTLLDLCKPIKVSVAPKPIKKTL; via the exons ATGGCTGCAGTTTTAAAAAAGAGAGCTCTAGCTGAATACAGCCAAACAATCCAAGAACCTGCTTCTGCTATTCCTACTAAAAGACTTCGTTTGgtaaaaaaacaaatatcaaCATCTGGAAAGAACTTCTTGACTTTAGTGAACCATTTAGAAGAATGCAAAACAAGCAATGAAGTTTTAAACTTGCTTCTTCAAATATCTGATACAGATTTGGAAGTTAGTGATATAAGTGAGGCAGTTAAGAAACTTGGAGATCATTTTAAAAACGAGAAAGAATCCTCTGTAAGAGTGAAAATTCTTTCTTTATTGTATGAAATCGGTGTAGAAAATAATTCAGAAGTTGTGGCTGTAATAGATGAAACTATATTATTGCTAAAAAATGATAATTCCCATAAGGTCATTGCACAGGGAATGAATACAATTTTAAAGTTAGGCAAGTTGGTTGCCGACGTTGCTACTGCATTTCATGTGAAGCTAGTAGAAGTTGCTAAATTGTATTTGAAAGACACTAGTCATGCTGTGAAATGTAAGTGTTTGGAAATAATTGGTGTCCATACTCCTTTAACTACAGACGAAAATACTGAAATTTTGGTACATCTTATAAGATCTTATTTTAATCATGATGATGCACGGGTTAGATGTCAAGCTTTCTCAAGTATTGTATGTCTTCATGAAAGAAACTTCAAaattaatccaaatatttatatagaCGTCAGTAATGCCCTTAAAGATGACTATGAAATTGTTAGACATGTTGTTTTAAAGCTTATCTGGTTGTTAGGTAATACATATCCTGAAAATGAAATCTTTGTACCTGGAAGTGAACATGAAATCAGGTTGATAGATGATGCTTTTGGTAAAATATGCAATGGAGTTACTGATCTGTCCATGAATGTAAGGACACTAGCTGCACAATTGTTAG GTTCTATGAAACTAGTGAGTCCAAAGTTCCTGTGTCAAACTTTGGACAAAAAGTTAATGTCAAACATGAGAAGAAAACGGACAGCTCATGAGCTAGCCTGGGAGAATGTAACCAGTGGAGAATGGGCAAGTGGAAAGAAATGGGCTGATGATGCTCCAAAGGAAGTTCTAGATGCAGACAGTATAAGTCTTATGAGCAGTGGAGCCTGTGGTGCATTTGTTCATGGTTTAGAAGATGAATTTTTGGAAGTGAGATCAACAGCTGTTGAATCACTTTGTCAGCTGTCAATAAGTAATCCACATTTTGCCAATATGGCACTAGATTTTCTAGTAGATATGTTCAATGATGAAATTGAGGATGTAAGACTTAAAGCTATTGATAGTCTAAGGTTAATATCGGAGCATATCATTTTAAGAGATGATCAATTAGAAACTATATTGGGGGCTTTGGAAGATTTTTCTCAAGAGGTTAGGGAAGGTCTACATAGAATGTTGGCTTCTTGTAAGATGTCTACATCTGCAGGATTGAAGATGTGTGTTGAAAAGCTGTTAGACAATTTAAAAAGATACCCTCAAGACAAGAGATCAACTTTCCATTGTTTGCAAAAAGTAGGTTCTAGGCATCCAGAGCTAGTACTACCTCTAGTACCACAGTTTTTAAATATACATCCATTTTTTGATACTGCTGAACCTGATGTAGATAATGCTCAGTATATTTGCCTTCTTATATTGATTCTGAATGCTGCACAACATTCTCTTACTATAGTGCAACTATTGGAACCCCACACATTGAGACACTATCTTTATTTGAGAGATACCATGACTCAATATGTTCCAATATTAAGCTTGCCAGACTCAAATTTACATTCTATCTCTAGACCAATGTCTGTCCCAGAGAGTTTAAACTTTTTAAACAATGTTATTAACAATTTGGATATAGCAGAGAGTAATGTAAGGGTACAAGCTTCATTATTACAAACAGCTAAGGAACATTTACATAGACTAAGTGAAATGGATGCAACTGTTGCTGGAACAGCACAATTTACAGCCTTGTATATTTCTGCACAGCTAGAGATTTTTCAGGTTTTGGAAAAAGGATTTTGGGCAAATCCTAGCATTCTAGCTACGCAGCAATCCCATAATCTTAAAACCAGTATACAGAACTTACTCCAGTTGTGTCTGAAACTTCAATTCTTTTTTGTAGGGCTCAGCTCAGTAGAGCAATGTTCTGTAAAGCAGCTAAGACTACAAGCTTTAGCTTTAAACCTAGTGTATATAGTTAAAGGTAGCAATGCTTCAGCATTAGCACCTTGTCACCACTTCCTTACTGTAGTAGAGGATATGCAGAGAGATTTGAGTGTTGCTGGTCTTCAACCAGATAATTTTACAGCTTTTGTATTTTCTGAGTTGGCTCAACTAGAAGAGCCCAAACCTGGAGCTGTTTCTAGAGTGCTTATACCTATTTTGTCAGAAACAAAGATGGGAAAGATAcctaaaccaaatattaatattagaATGAGTTCTGCTATTATTTTAGAGCCGACAAATCGAAGTGATACATCATTAAAGTTTACTGCAGGTTTGATTATGTCTGTACCATTTGAGGCTGAACTTAAACACTTAATAGACCCAACAAGAGTGCGATTGAAGGTGAAATATCCAGATCAAAGAACACAGATCATCCTACCTCGTCCGGCACATTTAAAGCCACTCTATTATGATGCCACAGAAAGAGATAACGAGGTTGGTCATAATATTAGACTTCTTACTTCAGTATTGATTTCACATCATGTGTGGTCTGAAGCTTGCGATGTGGAAATTAATGTAGCTTTAGCCATTCCCGAAGCTGACATCGGCAAGAAGAAAACCATCGCCGACTCTACACCTACCTTGTTGGATCTGTGCAAGCCTATTAAAGTTAGTGTCGCTCCTAAacctattaaaaaaactttataa